A genomic segment from Glycine soja cultivar W05 chromosome 20, ASM419377v2, whole genome shotgun sequence encodes:
- the LOC114402989 gene encoding protein ACCUMULATION AND REPLICATION OF CHLOROPLASTS 3-like, with protein sequence MKTANDAVLLAIKTVSVLKSEMHRTFIDRLNDGRKEASSSEINKILESYIEAGIGFGAAYNIKSSILQSIFDSPFLGVGLKDPNSVVICTLACSEPIRIVI encoded by the exons ATGAAGACTGCTAATGATGCAGTTTTGCTAGCTATTAAGACTGTCTCGGTTCTAAAATCT GAGATGCACAGAACATTTATAGATAGATTGAATGATGGCAGGAAAGAGGCCAGCTCTTCAGAAATTAATAAA ATATTGGAATCCTATATAGAAGCAGGGATTGGATTTGGAGCTGCATATAACATCAAATCTTCAATTTTGCAGTCTATATTTGATAGTCCTTTCCTGGGTGTTGGTTTGAAG GATCCAAATAGCGTAGTTATATGTACTCTTGCGTGTTCAGAACCCATCAGGATAGTCATATAG